The sequence GTGGTTACTTTGGCACCACCCTTGATCAAAATATTGCCTCTTGCCCATAGCGCGCCGTCCGCAGTAGAGGTACAGTTTACCTGGCCGCCGTTAACCGTCAGATTACCTGCAGCATACAGACCGGGATAATAGCTTGTTGCTTTAACTTTAGATGCAGCAAGCTCAATATCGCCGCCGTTCCCTTCTTGATCTTTCCAGATATATGCTCCGTTACGTCCGTCCTGAGTCGCCTTAAGCGTAACATCGGCGCCGTTTATAATCTTCAGCCAATGGGCATCGATTCCGGCATACAAGCCGGTGGAATCCACTGTTGCCCCGTCAATTTCGACCATTCTTCCGGTTATGCCCAATCCGCCTTCAGAGTTTATTATGACCCTTGCTTTATCGGAAATCTTGACGTCAGCCCCTGTGCTAATTCCATCGTAGTTTTCCCCGATAACGTTGATCACCAGTGTTCCATCGCCGGTAATCTCGACAGAATTGCTGTAATTGAGGTATATTCCCACTCCTCCGCCGGGATCGGTTCGGGTAATACTATTTGTCCCGGTCAACCGTATCTTCAACGTACTGGGGATAGTCGTTTTAATACCGTAGTCTGACATGGTGTCGTTGTCAAGGGTAGCATTGTTCAAAAACAAGGTGTGAGTGGTCGGGTCATAACTTACTGTTCCACTGAAAAGATTATCCTTATTCTCAGATGTGACCTGTACGCCGTCTACCCAGATGTTGTAGACTGTGGGTTCCGCTGCCAGTGCTGTGGCAGGCAGGAGTCCAGCTACCATTACAATGCTGAGTAGGATTGCAAATAGTTTTTTCTTCATAATAGTTCCTCCATTTTTTAATTGTCCGCTATTTACTTTCTCCGACAGCGGACACGCCGGAGAAGACAGAAGGTTTAACCGGAAAAGATCGATTTGCCGGTCGTGGTTAGGACTTCAATATCAAACCACCATCCTTCCGGCAAACGCAAAAAGCCGAAGCCAGGGCATAATACGCCCTGTCTCCGGCAATTGGTTCGTTATAAATTGTATGAAATAAGGCTTGATACGCTGAAAAAACGGCGTTATGCTCCTGCCCAGCCAAGCCGAGCCGACAATGATTGTCGCATTTCCGTTTGTCATAGACAAGTCCGCCTTCCATAATTCCTAAGGCAAAAAGGATATAAATTCCCCACTATATAATTATACAAAAGTATTGTAGCATATTTTTCCAGAAATTTCAAGAAATTTTCAGAATATTACACTTCTCTTTTTCTCAAATCATTGCCTTCTTCCATTACTCACGGAACTGTATGACTTCTTGAATACTTCCCGAAAAGGAAAAGCCGCCGTCTGTGACAGCGACTTTTCTATTTAGCGGGTAAACCGTCCGAGAAAACATTGTTTCTGCCTGCTTGTTAAGGTCTGTATGGTAATCGCTCAGCTTGCTGGTAGTCAGCAGCTCAACATACAAGCGAACCTTACACTGAGGTGTATAAAGAAACTCTAAATCCGCATTATTATTTACAGTAAATAACTGCTTCCGTCATCTGCACTTGCTCCGTCTGTTTTGCCCTTTGGCAAAAAGACATGGGGTCTAATGCTTTTAAAAAGAAGGAAAAAACGGAATTTACCTCTATTCAGGCATACAAACTGTTGACAATAAAGCTCCTATATAGTATAATTCAACAAACTACTATATAGGAGCTTTTGCATGAAAACAAATGGCGGATTTCTTGTCACCAAAATAAAACAACTTGGAGACCGGATTTTTGAGAAGATTCTCAGCGAAAAGAATATTGATGCGTTCAATGGAGCCCAGGGGCGCATTCTTTATGTGCTGTGGCAGGAGGATGGTATCTCAATCAGATCACTCTCGACTCAATGCGGATTAGCGATAACATCTCTTACGACGATGCTGGAAAGAATGGAAAATCAAGGGCTGATAAGCCGTGTTCAGTCTGAAACGGACAAAAGGAAAACCCTCCTGTTTCTGACCGAGAAAGCACATGCCTTAAAGGGCGAGTACGATTCTGTATCTGATGAGATGGGCAGTATTTACTACAAAGGTTTTTCAGAGGAAGAAATTACCCGGTTTGAGGAATGCCTTGACCGCATCAGAAAGAATCTTGAGGAGTGGCAGAAGTCATGAGTATTTGTATCAAAGATCAGATTCAGAACATGAATCTCGTCATCGGCTGCACATTGGGGTGTGCATATTGCAATGCCCGCAACAACGTGAAACGCTGGCATATGATTGATGACTTCGCTGACCCTGAATTCTTTCCGGGTAAGCTCAAGATGATGGAAAAGAAACGTCCGCAGAACTTTCTTCTTACCGGGATGAGCGATTTCTCCGGATGGAAGCCGGAATGGAGAGACGAGGTATTTGCAAAGATCCGTGAAAATCCACAGCATCAGTTCCTGTTCCTTACCAAGCGACCTGATTTGCTGGATTTTGATACCGATCTGGAAAACGCATGGTTTGGCGTTACGGTGACGAGAAAAGCAGAACTGTGGCGTATCGACGCCCTTCGGAAAAACGTCAGAGCAAAACATTACCATGTTACCTTTGAGCCGTTATTCGATGATCCCGGCACAGTTGACCTTTCCCAAATCAACTGGATCGTTGTCGGCACTATGACCGGGGCTCAGAGCAGGAAGATTCATACGGAGCCGGAATGGGCATGGTCTCTGACGGACCAGGCACACGCACTCGACATTCCGGTGTTTATGAAGGAAGACCTTGTCCCTATCATAGGGAATGAAAATATGATTCAGGAAATGCCGGAGGAATTTAATAAAGTGTTAGAGGAACAGAGATCATGGAAGAAGTAATAAATGGAATCCTCATTCATGAGGTGGAAACAAAGAACATCATGACCAAGTCCAGTCTGCCGGTAGGCGGTTACTCGGTCAATCCTTATGTAGGCTGTACACATGCCTGCAAGTATTGCTATGCTTCTTTTATGAAGCGCTTTACCGGCCACAAGGAGGAATGGGGCACTTTCCTTGATGTGAAGCATTGGCCGGAAATTAAAAATCCGAAGAAATATGCCGGACAGCGTGTGGTCATCGGTTCTGTAACGGATGGCTACAATCCACAGGAGGAGCAATTCGGGAATACCAGAAAACTTCTGGAGCAGCTCATCGGCAGTGATGCAGATATTTTGATCTGCACAAAGTCTGATCTTGTGGTACGGGATATTGATCTGCTGAAGAAGCTTGGACGAGTAACCGTTTCATGGTCGATCAACACACTGGATGAAAATTTCAAGAACGATATGGACTCTGCTTCAAGCATTGAGCGCCGTATCGCCGCTATGAAGCAGGTATATGAAGCAGGTATCCGTACAGTCTGTTTCGTATCCCCGGTATTCCCCGGTATCACGGATTTTGAAGCAATCTTTGAGCGGGTAAAGGATCAGTGCGATCTGTTCTGGCTCGAAAATCTCAATCTTCGAGGCGGTTTCAAAAAGACAATTATGGATTATATAGCCGGAAAATATCCTGATCTTGTACCACTTTACGACGAGATCTATAACAAGCATAACCGCAACTACTTTGAAGCACTTGAAGTAAAAGCTGAGAAAATGGCTAAGAAGCATGATTGTGCCTTTGTGGATAATGAAATGCCTTATGGCAGAGTCCCGCAGGGACATCCGGTAATCGTGGATTATTTCTATCATGAGGAAATCAGAGGGACAGAAAATACCGGAAAAAGAAATCTTTAAATAGAAATTGACCGAGTTCTTGGAACGAGGGAGAGTAATTATCGAAAAAGCATGTTCGCTGATTTCTCGATAATTAACATGAACAATATATCACAGAATTCTAAAAGAAGTAACATCATAAATTTAACACAGTAAAGCGCTACCTTTGCATTTTTGATGGATAAACAATATAAAAGCCCTCGTGTGCTCTGCTTGCACATATACATTTTAAATAATACAGTTCAAATTTTTCGGTTTCAGAATTTATATCAAAACTATATTCCATAAATTGCTCCTAATCAATTTCGATTTTAAAACAAATAGGGTAGTTATCGCTAAATCGGCTGTTTGCTTTAACTGTTAATTTAGTATCGCTTCTTTCAAATTCGAGCTTTTCGCCGGTTGAAAGAAGTGTAATATTTTTAATTATAAAATCAGGTCCGTTTTTCTTTTTAAGTGTTTTTATTACAGCGTCCTTACCGTTAGGGCGCATTTGAAATGCGTAGATATACCCGTTTTTATATGTAAATCGAAAATCTTTATTTGTAAATTTCTTTTCACTTGAATCTTGGAAAAATCCCGCTTTGTTATTGACTTTTCCTTCGCCAAAGGTTTTCCAAAATGTTGTGTTGTAAATTCCTTCACCGTTTAGTTTAAGCCAAGCGCCTAATTGTTTCAGTACAGCAGTTTCTTCATCTGTAATTGTACCGTCGGCTTTTGGGCCTACATTCAAAAGTAACATTCCATTTTTGCTTACAATATCTATTAAATCAGTAATAATGTGCCTTGCTGATTTGAATTCGTTGTTTTTTGTATATCCCCACGAGTGTTTGCCTATCGCAGTATCGGTTTGCCAAGGAATAGGGGATATATCTGTTAAAGCGCCGCGCTCAACATCAAAGGTTGCCACAGTAGGTGGAAATGCCTCATGCTTATAGTTGATGGTAACCTCTTCGCCCCACTCCTCTGCTCTGTTGTAGTAATAAGCACACAGCTTTTTAAGAAACGGCTTAAATGAATGGTTGTGAATCCACCAATCAAAATAAAGGTCAGCCGGCTGATATTTATCTATAAGTTCGCAGGTGCGCACAAGCCAATCTTCAAGCCATTCTTTGCTTGCACCGATGGAATAAGTATCTGCTGTCGTTTTATGTATTGTATGGCTGTCCCATTCAGGGCAATAAACAGCGGGTCCGTAAAAATCTCTGTACTTTTCATCATTTACATCACTGTCAAATGTTCTGCCCATATTCATAAAGAAATAATGCTCGGCTCTGTGTGTTGATGCACAGAAGGTCAAGCCATTATTCTCACACGCTTTCTTTATCTCGCCAGTAATATCTCGGCAAGGTCCCATTGCTTTGGCATTCCAGCGGTTAAATACTGTATCATACATAGCAAATCCATCGTGATGTTCACAAACGGGCATTACAAATTTTGCACCGCTTTCTTTAAAAAGAGCCAGCCATTTATCTGCATTGAATTTTTCACCTTTAAACATAGGTATAAAATCTTTGTAACCGAATTTATTTTGAGGCCCGTAATTTTTTCTGTGATATAAATATTCTTTGCATTTTTTATCGTACATTGAACGCGAATACCACTCGTTGCCATAAGCCGGTACACTGTATATTCCCCAGTGAATAAATATTCCAAGCTTGCCTTTATAATACCAGTCCGGTGTTTTGTGATTGGATAAAGACTCCCAACTATCTTTATATTTCCCGTTTGTGATTACATCATCTATCTGCTGTAAGTATTCCTTAATTGTCATAATTTTCCTCACGCAAAGCATTCTATAATCTCTGCACCCTTTCTGACAAATGCAACAAATTCATCAATTTCTGCTGTAACAGTATGATAACCCTTATAATATTACAATTTTAATTATATCGTAGAAAAAGCATAATATCAACAAATAAAGAGCAATTGTCCCAAAAAGCGAACTATTACAAACATAAATTCGATAACAACATCAAAAAGGATCTGCCTTTGCATTTTTGATGGATAAACAATATAAAAGGGCAAACTTAAAAGAGAGGGTTTAAAGTTTTATTACTTTAAGCCCTCATTATTTTTTGAAATGTCTCTCAAATTTTTTGCTCATTTCAATTCGTGTTACGATTTTGATTTGAGCGATGTCTCTCAAAAATCTCAGTCATAAATGCCCTAAATCGCACTAAAATGACTTTGGAATTTTGAAATTTGCTGTCTCTTAGAATCTCTCAAAAACTCTCACAAGATTTTGAGGCAAAGAAAAAGTGCCTGAATACCGCCATAAAAAGCAGTATTCGGGCATAAAAAAGCCTCGGAACACGAATGTTCCGAGGTATTGGCAGATTATATCAACCTGTCAAGTCACGGTCGTATTTGCTTCGCAAATCTCCACCTTAAAGACTTGACAGAACGATGTTACTCGCTCTGCTCGTAATAACGATTCTTCGAATCCTTATCTTCTTCTATCGAAGAAAAAACAGACACCCGTGCGGATGTCTGTTTTCTCTTGGCAGAGGTATAAGGATTCGAACCTTAAATGACGGAGTCAGAGTCCGGAGTGTTACCGTTACACTATACCTCTATATTCAGTTGGCAAAGCGGTTTCGCATTGCTGAATAATATTAGCATATTCGGAAGAGGTTGTCAAGAAAAAATGAGAATTTCTCAGCAAAAAATTCGGATCATCGCAGCGGCGACGATCCGCTGCGTTTGTAAATGGCGAATTCTTTGCGAATTGATGCGGCTTTTGGCGCAGTGTCTTGCATAACCGCCGGATTTTCGCTATACTGAAACAGGAAATACCGGCGGGCAGTGGAATCTTTATTTTTGCAGCGCGGCCAGCTCTTTTTTCATAGCAGAGAGGAGCACCTTGTTGTCTTTGCCGTTTGAGGTGATGACCACATCGCAGGTATAGCCTGCGGCGCGTATATAAAACTCCTGCTGGAAGCGGCCGGTGCGCAGCTGGAGAGCGCCGGTGCGCTGGGCGCAAATGTCCGTGTACTTCATGGCCAGACTGGTCTTTATGTCCGAGCGGGTGTATTCGCCGCCGCGGATGGTGGGTTTGGCGTCGAAAAACGCCGTAGCATTCTGCTGCTCCTCGGAGGTCAGGCGCAGGGTGTACTGCACGGTGCCGGTGTCGTATTCATCTGTGCGGGTGTAGTTGCCGTCCGCCTTTTGCAGGCTTTCCTCTACCAAGGCGCTGTCCACCGTGGACGGAAAGTTGGAGGCGATCATCACCTGGGCAGGCGGAAAGTTGTTGTCTGCCGTGTAGTAAACGGCAAAGTACGCCACACTGCCGGCCAAGAGCAGCAGCGGGATCAGCAGAAAAATGCGCTTGCCAAGCTTTAAGAACCAAACGGTCAGCCCAATGGCTACCAGAACAAGAATCGCAAAAACCACAAAAAATACATTCCAAATCATAAACAGACCTCGTTTGCAAGAGTAACTCTATTATATCTTGCTTTGTCTTGTAGGTCAACAGTAAGTTGGAGGATCGGTCATGAATGTACAGGTCAACGGCGTGATATTATATTATGAAAAGCAGGGCAGCGGGCCGCCGCTGGTGCTGCTCCACGGCAATGGGGAGGATGGACGCATTTTTGACCGTACCGCAGAAGTATTGGCCCCTCATTACACCGTCTACACCATTGACAGCCGCTGCCACGGCAAAAGCAGCCGCAATGTGCCCCTAAGTTATGACTTAATGGCGGCAGACGTGCTGGCATTTTCAAAAGCATTAAAGTTGGAAAAGCCGGTGATCTGCGGCTTTTCGGATGGGGGAATCGTGGCGCTGCTGGCAGCAATCCGGGCGCCGGAATTGCCCGGTGCGCTGATCGCCTGCGGCGCCAATACCACCCCGGCAGGGCTGAAGTGGCCGGTGCGCCTGGGTATGGCGCTTCGTTACCTGGTGTGCCGGGAACCGCGGACCAAAATGATGCTCTGTCAGCCCCAGATCTCCCCGGCTATGTTAGGGCGTATTCAGGTGCCTACACTGGTGTTGTGCGGCGCCCACGATATGATCCGCCCGGCAGACAGCCGCGCTATTGCCGCCGCCATTCCCGGCGCCCGGTTGCAAGAATTGCCCCATGAGGGCCATGGTACTTATATCGTCCACAGTCCTAAACTGGCCCACCTGGTGCTGGCATTTCTGCGAACCCTGTGAAGTGCCCCCCTGCCTGCGACGGAATGGATAAGGATTGCGATTGATTTTAGGCGTAAAAAAGCAGCCATCGGCTTTTGGTCGATGGCTGCTGCTTTTTTATATTATTGATTTTACTTTTTGGCTTTATGCTTTTTAATGACTTTTACCAGTACAATGATAACCGCGGTCAGCGCCGCCAGGCCGGCAATGCCGCCGCACAGTGCGGGAATAAAAACACTCTTATATTCATAATAGCCATGCTCTCGGATATAGGGGTTCTTCACTGTATAATCCATCAGCTTGTCGGCGGGGATCACCTGGGTTTGGAACGTAGTCAGGTTGCTTTCATCCAGGTCAATGGTGCGCACACCCCGGTAATTGCCGTAGCTGTAAAAGGTGACGGCAGGCGCAGCCAACAGGCGAATGCCTTTATATGTACCGGCGTAGTCGTTCACATGGTCGTGGCCAAAGATCGCGCCTAAAATATCGCCCTGCTTGACCCAACTGTCCAGCTGGCCGTCATTGGCGGTATTGGCGGGGCAGGGACCCTCGTTCAGGTGGCCGGCATCGATGTAATCCGGGTTGGTCACATAATACTGGCTGGTGTGGTTGGCGTTGCCTCGCACGGCGCCTTTGGTACCCTTGGACACTTCGGTAAACATATCGTACACCTCCGGCACCACAATATGCTGGAACAGCAGAGAGGGGACGGGCTTGCCGTCGTTCTCCGCCTTTAAGGCGTTAGAGGTGCGCTCGTACCAGTCGATCTGATCCTTGTGCACATAGCCGTAGCCGCCGCCCTCGCTTTCGTCCGTATAAGGATTGGAGTCCATAAACCACAGATTAAAGACGGTTTTGTTCCCGGCGGTGTTGAGAATGGGCAGGTTGTAGTTGCCCACGCCGGTCATCTCCTCACCGTCCACCGCCATACAGTATTCGTAGGCTTGGAACCAGGCCATCAGTTGCTTTTTGGCCTGCTCTTCGGTCATGCCGTTTTGCTCGTCACACAGCCCCTCGTGGTCATGGTTGCCGAACACCAGGGCAAAGGGGATCTTGCGGTCGTTAATGGCTTTGCCCACAATATCCACCGCCGCCTTGGTCTCCTCCGGGGTGACCCCCTTCCACCAACCGGCAATATTGTCACCGGTCAGGGCGATAAAGTCCGGCTTCGTCTGGTCAATGGCGTTGTTCATCAGGTCCACGGTGGCCTGCTGGGGGGTGTTGGTGTCTTGAATATCGGCTAAGATTAAAATTTTGAATTTGCCGTTTTTGAATTGCAGGGGCGCGCCGGCCGTTTTGTCCGCAGCCAGCGCCGTAAAGGGCAGAGTGCCCAAAATCAGCAGGGCGGTCAACAGGGCAGTCAGGGCGTTACGCAGGGTTTTCATCTTTGGGTTCCTCCTTATCTGTTTTCTTTTTCTTTTTGAATTTGGCCAGCAACTTTTCCGCCTTGGCCCACTCGGCCTCTGCCTTGTCGGCGTCCGCTTCCAGTCGCTCTTCCATATTGTAGTTCATAATATTGCAGCCGCACTTTGGGCATTCCGGCTTTAAGTAGAATACGCTTAGCTTGGCACCGCACTTGGGGCATTTGTTTTCCATAAGCTCCTCCTTATTCTGCGTCTGCGGCAGCGCCGGTCAGGTTTTCTCTCCGCTGTGCCAGCTCCCGGTGGATGGTGTCCAGCTTTTCGCCCTCCAGGTCGTAGAAAATAAACGGGATCAGGGACAACAGATTCAGCACGGCGGGAATGATGGTCACAATGGCCCAAAGCAGGAAACGGGTATTCAACTCGCCGCCCTCCGGCAGCACCATATCTTGGTTCACCTGTTGCAGTCCGATCACCGGGATCAGCGCTGCGGACACGGCGGTGGCCAAAGAGCCGGTGAGCTTACTGACGAAAGTGAGCAGAGAGAAAGAGGTGCCTTCGCTGCGCTCCTTGGTTTTCCATTCCATATAGTCCACCGTGTCGCCGATCATTTTGGTGGGGATCACCATTTTTATGCTGCTTATGGCGGAGTTAAACACGCCCCACACCATCATCAGCGGCACGATCACCCGGGGATCACGATACCAGTGGGCGCCGATCAGGAAGATGGCGCTGGATACCACAGCCTTGACGATCACCGCACGAATGACGATCTGCTTGGAGGTCCAGCGCCGTTCCAGCGCCGGAATAAAGGTATAGGCCAAAAATCCGGTAACCGTGCCGGGAATACCCGCCACAATGGACAGACTGGCGCTGCCCAGGGTAAAGAGATAAAAATACTGGGTAAAGGCGTCTGCAATGCTCTCCACAGTGCCCAGCACATTGGAGCACACGATCAGCAGCAGCGGCTTGTTCTTTACCAGGCACTTAAAGCAGTCGGAGATTTTTGGCTCCTCGCTTTGCTGCATCACCCGTTCTTTGGTGCACAGCCCGGCCAGGGAGAACAGACCCATACCGAATGTGCCGGCCACAATGCCCAAGATAAAGAATAGCTGCCGCATATCCATGCCGATCTTGCCGCTCTTTTGCAGGTCAATGAAGATGGAGATAACCGGACCCACCAGGCCGCCGATGGCACCGGAGATCAGGCGGGCCGAGGTAATGACCCGGCTGCGATCCTTGGGGTTCGGCGAGATGGCTGCCGACATTCCCCAAAAGGGAATATCACCAATGGTGTAAAAGAACTCCCAAATAAAATAGGTGATACACATGTAGACGATCTTGGCGGTGGTAGACTCCACCCCGCGCAAAAACTCCGCGCCGCCGAAAAAGAGAATGGTGGCGACACCCAGCGGAATGGGTACAAAGAGCAGATAAGGCCGCAGCTTACCGTAGCGGGTACGGGTCTTGTCTACAATGGTGCCCATGATCGGGTCGTTCATGGTGTCCCAGATCCCCATAAAGAAGATCATCAGCGACACGGCCTGGCCGGGTATGCCGAATACAGTGACCAGGAAAAAGGTCAGCTGCATACGCACCAAGTTGTAGCCGATCACCTGGCCGCCGTTGGCAACGCCGTAGATCAAGGTTTCGCGAACGCCTACATAGCGTCGCTCTTTCAGTTCCGTTTGTTCCATAGCATATCCCCCTTCTTTTTATGAATGGAAACGGTTTGTATTCTTGTCCGCCACAGGCGGTGATTTATGCTTTAGGTGCCAGGCAATTCTCTGTAAACCGCTCCAGCGCCAACTGATAGGCAGTAGGGTCGGTGTAGTAGCTCCTGGCGTGGACGGCTGCCGGTACGGTCAGCTTTGCCTTTTCCGTGGGGCAGGCGTTATAGAGTTGATCCCGCATAAAGAAAGGCACAAAGTCGTCCTTCTTGCCGTGGATAAACAGTACCGGCACCCGGGCTTTGGCTACCGCCGCAATCGGCGCAGCTTGGTGGAAGGAATAGCCGGCAAACAGCTTACAGTATAGATTGCAAATGTGCAGAATGGGAAAGGGCGGCAGATGGAACGAGGTGCGCAGTTGGTAGCGGAATTCCGCCCAGGCGCTGGTGTAAGCGCAGTCGGCAATGATGCCTTTTACTTGCGCCGGGTCCACCTTGTCGCTCATCATCAGAACTGTGGCACCGCCCATGGATACCCCAAGCAAAAATACCGGCAGGTCCGGATAATGGATCTTTGCATAGTCCAGCCAAAGCAGGGTGTCCCGGCTCTCGTGGGTTCCGTAGCCCATATATTTGCCGTCGCTTTCGCCGCAGCCCCGGTGATCCGGAAACAGTACCGTATAGCCTTTTTTATACAGATAAGGCGCCATAAGGGCAAATTCGCCGGTGCCGCAGCTGCGTGCGCCGTGGCAGGCGATCAGTAGGCGGCCGTTGGGCTTCTCCGGAGTCAGCACTTTGGCTGCCAGTCGTGCACCGTCCGGCGTGTGCAGTTCCACCGATCGAATCGGCAGCTGCGAAAAAGCTGCCACGGCAGCGTTGTTCTTTTTTTCATACGCGTCCGGCATGGCGTTGCCGGCAATGCGGTCTGTGATCCAGCGGGGTACGGACACGGTTTTGCGCCATACCAGCTGGTTAAAAATAAAGCCGCATACGAAAAACAGCAGCACCACCGCTGCGGCGGTCACTGCCAACAGAATGCCGATTGCTTTCATATTTTTTCTCCATCAGCCGTCGTGCCGGCCGAGTAGGGCATGCGTGGCGAATTTTGCGTGTAAACGGCCAATGCCATCATAACTCATATTGCACAAAAAATCAAGTTGATTACAATATATTTTGTATAAAATGTCAATACTCGGCTTGTGATTTGTGCACTTTGCTAAGTTTTTGATTTGCAATCCAAAACGGTTGTACGGCTTTACATAGTGGGATCTTTTGGGTGGCAAGTGGGAGAATTGCCATTGCTCTGTACGGGGAGGTATGGTATAGTGTAGATACTTGTAAAAGAACCCGGAGGGCGAAAGATGATTTTTTACTTAAAAGAAAATCGCATTTTTGTGCTGGAGACGGAGAACACCCACTATGTGTTCGGCATTGACTCGGCAGGGTATAATCGGCATTTGCACTGGGGTGCCAAGTGTGACCCGGCGGATTATGCTTTTACGGAGATCGGTGACGAAAACTCCAATCATTCCATGCTGGACGAATACCGACAGGAGCTGACTCCCTTTGGATCCACCGTGTACCGCACCTGTGACCTAAAGGCACAGTTTGCAGACGGCTGCCGGGAGGTGGCGCTGCGCTACACCGGCTATCGGCTGGAGGACGATACCCTGCGCGTTGCGTTTGAAGATATGTACTATCCCTTGCAGGTGCGCCTGGGCTACCAGGTGTATCCGGGGCTGGATATCATCAAGCGCTGGGTGGAGGTGGAGAACACCGGCTCTGCGCCGATTTCCTTTGAGCGGCTGTTTAGTGCCGGGTTCTCTCTGCCCGGTATGGATCCGTATACTTTTGAGAATACCAACGGTGCTTGGGGCGGTGAATTTCTGCCCTGCCGCACGGTGCTGGATGGGGGCAATTTGGTGTATGAGAGCCACCGTGGCGCGTCCAATCATAATCAGTCGCCGTATTTTATCGCCCACCGCGGTGCCACGGAGACCCGGGGCGCAGTGTACTTTGGCTCCCTGGCGTACAGCGGCAATTTTAAGGTAATTGCCGGTCGGGATCTGTACGGTATTACCCGGGTGAGTCTGGGTATGAACGACTTTGATTTTTCTCACACTTTAGAGCCGGGGGCGCACTTGGAGACCCCGCCGGTGTACTGCGGCAAGACGGAGGGATTGGGCGAAATGTCTCGCCAAATGAACCGCTTTTGCTTGGAACATTTGTTGCCGTCCGGGTTCCGGGCAGAGACGCTGCCGGTGCTGTATAATTCTTGGGAGGCCACGGAATTTAATGTAAATGTGGCGGGCCAGACCCGCTTGGCGGAGATTGCCGCAGGGATCGGGGTGGAGCTGTTTGTGATGGATGACGGCTGGTTCGGTGCCCGCAACAACGACCGTGCCGGGCTGGGGGACTGGTTTGTGAACCCGGCAAAGTTCCCGGGCGGCCTGGACGAACTGATCGGCAATGTAAACGCCCTGGGTATGGATTTCGGTCTGTGGGTGGAGCCGGAGATGGTGAACCCGGACAGCGACCTTTACCGTGCCCACCCGGACTGGACTTATCACTTCCCACACCGTCACGCAGATGAGTTGCGCCATCAGCTGGTGCTGAATATGACCCGCAGCGATGTGCAGGCGTATATTTTAGATTGCCTGGATCGGCTGCTGACGGATCACAATATCCGCTATATCAAGTGGGATATGAACCGGCCGTTCTCCCAGGTTGGGGCGGAGAATTTGGCGGATCCCAAAATGTATTCTTATCTGCACA comes from Oscillospiraceae bacterium and encodes:
- a CDS encoding radical SAM mobile pair protein A; translated protein: MSICIKDQIQNMNLVIGCTLGCAYCNARNNVKRWHMIDDFADPEFFPGKLKMMEKKRPQNFLLTGMSDFSGWKPEWRDEVFAKIRENPQHQFLFLTKRPDLLDFDTDLENAWFGVTVTRKAELWRIDALRKNVRAKHYHVTFEPLFDDPGTVDLSQINWIVVGTMTGAQSRKIHTEPEWAWSLTDQAHALDIPVFMKEDLVPIIGNENMIQEMPEEFNKVLEEQRSWKK
- a CDS encoding alpha-L-fucosidase → MTIKEYLQQIDDVITNGKYKDSWESLSNHKTPDWYYKGKLGIFIHWGIYSVPAYGNEWYSRSMYDKKCKEYLYHRKNYGPQNKFGYKDFIPMFKGEKFNADKWLALFKESGAKFVMPVCEHHDGFAMYDTVFNRWNAKAMGPCRDITGEIKKACENNGLTFCASTHRAEHYFFMNMGRTFDSDVNDEKYRDFYGPAVYCPEWDSHTIHKTTADTYSIGASKEWLEDWLVRTCELIDKYQPADLYFDWWIHNHSFKPFLKKLCAYYYNRAEEWGEEVTINYKHEAFPPTVATFDVERGALTDISPIPWQTDTAIGKHSWGYTKNNEFKSARHIITDLIDIVSKNGMLLLNVGPKADGTITDEETAVLKQLGAWLKLNGEGIYNTTFWKTFGEGKVNNKAGFFQDSSEKKFTNKDFRFTYKNGYIYAFQMRPNGKDAVIKTLKKKNGPDFIIKNITLLSTGEKLEFERSDTKLTVKANSRFSDNYPICFKIEID
- a CDS encoding alpha/beta hydrolase; its protein translation is MNVQVNGVILYYEKQGSGPPLVLLHGNGEDGRIFDRTAEVLAPHYTVYTIDSRCHGKSSRNVPLSYDLMAADVLAFSKALKLEKPVICGFSDGGIVALLAAIRAPELPGALIACGANTTPAGLKWPVRLGMALRYLVCREPRTKMMLCQPQISPAMLGRIQVPTLVLCGAHDMIRPADSRAIAAAIPGARLQELPHEGHGTYIVHSPKLAHLVLAFLRTL
- a CDS encoding metallophosphoesterase family protein, translating into MKTLRNALTALLTALLILGTLPFTALAADKTAGAPLQFKNGKFKILILADIQDTNTPQQATVDLMNNAIDQTKPDFIALTGDNIAGWWKGVTPEETKAAVDIVGKAINDRKIPFALVFGNHDHEGLCDEQNGMTEEQAKKQLMAWFQAYEYCMAVDGEEMTGVGNYNLPILNTAGNKTVFNLWFMDSNPYTDESEGGGYGYVHKDQIDWYERTSNALKAENDGKPVPSLLFQHIVVPEVYDMFTEVSKGTKGAVRGNANHTSQYYVTNPDYIDAGHLNEGPCPANTANDGQLDSWVKQGDILGAIFGHDHVNDYAGTYKGIRLLAAPAVTFYSYGNYRGVRTIDLDESNLTTFQTQVIPADKLMDYTVKNPYIREHGYYEYKSVFIPALCGGIAGLAALTAVIIVLVKVIKKHKAKK
- a CDS encoding radical SAM mobile pair system MarR family transcriptional regulator encodes the protein MKTNGGFLVTKIKQLGDRIFEKILSEKNIDAFNGAQGRILYVLWQEDGISIRSLSTQCGLAITSLTTMLERMENQGLISRVQSETDKRKTLLFLTEKAHALKGEYDSVSDEMGSIYYKGFSEEEITRFEECLDRIRKNLEEWQKS
- a CDS encoding radical SAM mobile pair protein B — protein: MEEVINGILIHEVETKNIMTKSSLPVGGYSVNPYVGCTHACKYCYASFMKRFTGHKEEWGTFLDVKHWPEIKNPKKYAGQRVVIGSVTDGYNPQEEQFGNTRKLLEQLIGSDADILICTKSDLVVRDIDLLKKLGRVTVSWSINTLDENFKNDMDSASSIERRIAAMKQVYEAGIRTVCFVSPVFPGITDFEAIFERVKDQCDLFWLENLNLRGGFKKTIMDYIAGKYPDLVPLYDEIYNKHNRNYFEALEVKAEKMAKKHDCAFVDNEMPYGRVPQGHPVIVDYFYHEEIRGTENTGKRNL